One segment of Novipirellula artificiosorum DNA contains the following:
- the ribA gene encoding GTP cyclohydrolase II, protein MAIELNTVPEAVEAIRRGEVIIVVDAEDRENEGDFVCAAEKATPEVVNFMLSGRGQLCVSILPDVCKRLELQPIVANNDAPLKTAFMTPVDIRTARTGITAREKSETILRMTADSASASEFVRPGHVYPLLAKQGGVLRRAGHTEAAVDLARMAGLKPAGVVCEVLDETGDRATRDGLAAIARQRNLKIISIEQLISHRRVSEKLISRAAETSLPTMYGDFRIVVYSVEYEAQQPIALYCGDLTAPGIAPLVRMHSSCFTGDLVASLRCDCGDQLHMAMEMISAEGRGALIYLPQEGRGIGLAQKIRAYALQDKGLDTVEANHALGFKADMRDYGIGLQILKDLGLSDIRLLTNNPKKTEAFNLRGFDLRVVDQVPIVSDPNVYNKKYLETKREKMGHRLP, encoded by the coding sequence ATGGCCATTGAGCTTAACACTGTCCCGGAAGCGGTCGAGGCGATCCGTCGCGGCGAAGTGATCATCGTCGTTGATGCCGAAGATCGCGAAAACGAAGGTGATTTCGTCTGTGCTGCGGAAAAAGCGACTCCAGAGGTGGTCAATTTCATGCTGTCCGGCCGTGGACAGCTATGTGTTTCGATTTTGCCTGACGTCTGCAAGCGACTGGAACTCCAACCGATCGTCGCCAACAATGACGCCCCCCTGAAAACCGCCTTCATGACGCCGGTCGACATCCGTACGGCCAGAACGGGGATCACAGCACGGGAAAAAAGTGAGACGATCCTGCGGATGACAGCCGACAGCGCGAGCGCAAGCGAATTTGTTCGCCCCGGGCACGTTTACCCCTTGCTCGCCAAGCAAGGTGGGGTGCTGAGACGGGCCGGGCACACCGAAGCGGCGGTCGACTTGGCTCGAATGGCAGGGCTGAAACCAGCAGGGGTCGTTTGTGAGGTGCTCGACGAAACGGGCGACCGGGCGACCCGAGATGGTTTGGCGGCGATCGCCAGGCAACGGAACCTAAAAATCATCAGCATCGAGCAATTGATTTCGCATCGCCGCGTCAGCGAGAAATTAATCAGTCGCGCTGCCGAAACGTCTCTGCCAACGATGTACGGCGATTTTCGGATCGTGGTGTACTCGGTGGAATACGAAGCCCAGCAACCGATTGCGCTGTATTGTGGCGATTTGACCGCACCCGGAATCGCCCCCTTGGTGCGGATGCACAGCAGTTGTTTTACCGGCGATTTAGTGGCCTCGCTACGATGTGATTGTGGCGATCAATTACACATGGCCATGGAAATGATCAGTGCCGAGGGTCGCGGGGCTCTGATCTATTTGCCTCAAGAGGGACGTGGAATTGGGTTGGCCCAAAAGATCCGTGCCTATGCGTTGCAAGACAAAGGGCTCGATACCGTGGAAGCCAACCATGCGCTCGGGTTCAAGGCAGACATGCGGGATTATGGAATTGGGCTGCAAATCTTGAAGGACCTAGGACTCAGCGACATCCGGTTGTTGACCAACAATCCCAAGAAGACGGAAGCGTTCAATTTGCGAGGCTTTGATTTACGAGTGGTGGATCAAGTCCCGATCGTGTCAGATCCAAACGTTTACAACAAGAAGTACTTGGAAACCAAACGAGAAAAGATGGGACATCGATTGCCGTGA
- a CDS encoding prephenate dehydrogenase encodes MNDWPRRIAIVGVGLLGASVAKSVRATIKDLHVTGVVRDPGKRESLLLNHVIDSGTDSIETASRDADVVVVATPVNHIADFSLRASAASPADCLITDVGSTKQGIVDAVAKDHDAIQKFVAAHPIAGSEKTGADYACADLFRGKMTVLTPHPQTSVEQLKRAERFWQLTGSRTVTMTPAEHDDHLAAVSHVPHLASSAVANLVAADSANLVGSGWLDITRVAAGDPGMWLAICQENRQAIRRQLAQLAGSIDDLQQMLKDSDDVGLLRWLQQAKSIRDQAR; translated from the coding sequence GTGAATGATTGGCCCCGTCGAATCGCAATCGTTGGCGTTGGGCTGCTTGGCGCGAGCGTGGCAAAATCGGTACGTGCCACGATCAAAGACCTTCATGTCACCGGTGTCGTCCGCGATCCTGGCAAACGCGAATCCTTGCTGCTGAACCACGTGATCGATTCGGGAACCGATTCGATTGAGACCGCCAGCCGCGATGCGGACGTCGTGGTGGTGGCCACGCCCGTAAACCATATCGCCGATTTTTCCTTGCGTGCTTCCGCTGCATCGCCCGCAGACTGTCTGATCACCGACGTCGGCAGCACCAAGCAAGGGATTGTAGATGCCGTTGCAAAAGACCACGACGCGATCCAGAAGTTCGTCGCAGCTCACCCGATCGCGGGCAGCGAAAAGACGGGGGCGGATTATGCCTGTGCCGACCTTTTTCGTGGCAAGATGACCGTTTTAACTCCGCATCCGCAAACCTCGGTCGAACAACTCAAGCGGGCGGAACGGTTTTGGCAATTGACCGGCTCGCGAACCGTGACCATGACGCCCGCAGAACACGACGACCACTTGGCAGCCGTCAGCCATGTGCCACACTTGGCATCGTCGGCGGTTGCCAACTTGGTTGCTGCAGATTCCGCAAACCTGGTCGGCAGCGGGTGGCTCGACATCACTCGCGTTGCCGCAGGCGATCCGGGGATGTGGTTGGCGATTTGCCAAGAAAATCGCCAAGCGATCCGACGGCAACTTGCACAACTCGCCGGTTCGATCGACGATTTGCAGCAGATGCTGAAAGACTCCGACGACGTTGGATTATTGCGTTGGCTTCAGCAAGCCAAGAGCATTCGAGATCAAGCACGATAG
- a CDS encoding alpha/beta hydrolase: MVGQAVATDPSYELRAFPDQRYNQRVDGNAGLCDVLLPPTEPPTGGYPTVLVVHGGGWVSGSKWTISGYSRFLANQGYATVTINYRLAPQYRFPAQLDDLRQGLVWIAKHAETYHFNLDCVGLFGYSAGGHLALLLSALQDEPTETKVATSEWKANDPRWIALPAILATCVGGPPCDFQDLPLDNTTLAYFLGSSRRENPKVYQLASPIAHVSCKDPPVRIIHGETDAIVPIQGSVAFSDAIRNAGGQCRLTKLPGQGHLMTFLNPKTSEAVREFFAEALTAND; this comes from the coding sequence ATGGTCGGCCAAGCTGTCGCCACCGATCCCTCTTACGAGCTTCGCGCATTTCCAGACCAGCGATACAACCAACGCGTGGATGGCAACGCGGGCCTTTGTGATGTTCTTTTGCCCCCTACCGAGCCACCCACGGGTGGCTACCCAACCGTTCTGGTCGTCCATGGTGGCGGATGGGTCAGCGGCAGCAAATGGACCATCTCGGGCTACTCGCGATTCTTGGCAAACCAAGGCTATGCGACCGTCACGATCAACTACCGGCTCGCTCCGCAGTACCGGTTTCCTGCTCAGCTCGACGATCTCCGCCAGGGGTTGGTCTGGATTGCCAAGCATGCCGAAACCTATCACTTCAACCTTGATTGCGTGGGGCTGTTTGGCTACTCGGCGGGCGGTCACCTTGCGCTACTGTTATCCGCCTTACAAGACGAGCCAACCGAAACGAAGGTGGCTACCAGCGAGTGGAAAGCAAACGATCCTCGCTGGATCGCTTTACCGGCGATCCTCGCGACCTGTGTCGGTGGCCCCCCCTGTGATTTCCAAGACTTGCCACTGGACAATACAACGCTCGCCTACTTCCTGGGCAGCTCGCGGCGCGAGAACCCCAAAGTCTACCAGTTGGCTTCACCGATCGCTCATGTTTCCTGCAAAGACCCGCCCGTCCGAATCATCCACGGTGAAACCGATGCGATCGTTCCGATCCAAGGCAGTGTCGCATTCTCCGATGCAATACGAAACGCCGGAGGGCAATGCCGATTGACAAAACTCCCCGGACAAGGGCACCTGATGACGTTTTTGAACCCGAAAACAAGCGAGGCGGTCCGGGAATTTTTTGCTGAAGCACTCACTGCGAATGACTAA